The Impatiens glandulifera chromosome 3, dImpGla2.1, whole genome shotgun sequence genome contains a region encoding:
- the LOC124931929 gene encoding cytochrome P450 94C1-like produces MDFYTFIHFFLSCSLSFSLFYLLLSSLITRLTSLVAPTRQCECQICQDFLSRNWTKKFHNISDWYSDLLQKSPTGTIHIHVANNIITANPENVEHMLKTRFHNYPKGKQFSAILGDLLGQGIFNVDGHSWKFQRKLASLELGSVSVRSYAFRVISSEIQTRFIPLIESFSDHERVVDLQDVFRRFAFDTICRFSFGLDPGCLRSSLPESEFASAFDKASRLSAERAMTASPLVWKMKRFFNLGSEKELRSAIRSIDVLAGEVIKQKKEMGTGQIQNDLLSRFMSTISDDDYLRDIVVSFLLAGRDTIASGLTSLFWLLAQNREIVSMIREEAERVMGQSDTGLPTFEQLQKMNYLQAAVYESLRIFPPVQFDSKFASQPDVLPDGSFVKSGTRVTYHPYAMGRMEKIWGSDCLEFKPERWLSDGIFTPVNPFKFSVFQAGNRVCLGKEMAVVEMKLVAVSFIRRFDIELAAPSDQSMLRFSPGLTATVSGGLPVVIQRRRDSEIIENAFVLRK; encoded by the coding sequence ATGGATTTTTACACCTTTATCCATTTCTTTCTATCATGttctctctccttctcactCTTCTACCTACTTCTCTCTTCCCTCATAACCCGATTAACCAGCTTAGTCGCCCCGACCCGACAATGCGAATGTCAAATCTGTCAAGATTTTCTCTCAAGAAACTGGACTAAGAAATTCCACAATATATCCGATTGGTACTCCGACTTACTCCAAAAATCTCCGACCGGAACCATACACATCCACGTGGCCAACAACATCATCACGGCGAATCCAGAAAATGTTGAACACATGTTAAAAACAAGGTTCCATAATTACCCAAAAGGGAAACAATTCTCTGCCATTCTTGGTGATTTACTTGGTCAAGGAATCTTCAACGTGGATGGTCATTCATGGAAGTTTCAGCGAAAACTAGCTAGCCTCGAGCTCGGGAGTGTCTCAGTTAGATCCTATGCTTTCCGGGTTATCTCATCTGAGATCCAGACCCGATTCATTCCGTTGATAGAATCTTTTTCCGATCATGAACGAGTTGTTGACTTGCAAGACGTGTTTAGGAGATTCGCTTTTGATACCATTTGTCGATTTTCTTTCGGGCTTGACCCGGGATGTCTCCGCAGTTCATTACCCGAGTCGGAGTTCGCATCGGCTTTTGATAAGGCGTCGAGACTCTCCGCTGAACGGGCGATGACTGCTTCTCCGTTGGTGTGGAAGATGAAGCGGTTTTTCAATTTGGGTTCGGAGAAGGAATTGAGATCAGCGATTCGTTCCATTGATGTTCTTGCAGGGGAAGTGATTAAGCAAAAGAAGGAAATGGGTACGGGTCAAATCCAGAACGATCTTCTATCTAGATTCATGTCAACGATCAGCGACGATGATTACTTGCGTGACATAGTTGTTAGCTTCTTATTGGCGGGTCGTGACACAATTGCATCGGGTCTTACAAGTTTGTTCTGGTTATTGGCTCAAAACAGAGAAATTGTGTCAATGATCCGAGAAGAAGCCGAACGGGTCATGGGTCAATCGGATACGGGTCTCCCGACATTCGAGCAGTTACAGAAGATGAACTATCTTCAGGCTGCGGTGTACGAGAGTTTAAGGATTTTCCCACCTGTACAATTTGATTCAAAGTTTGCTTCACAACCCGATGTTCTTCCGGACGGGTCTTTTGTAAAGAGTGGGACTCGGGTCACTTACCACCCGTACGCGATGGGTCGGATGGAGAAAATATGGGGTTCGGATTGCCTTGAATTCAAGCCCGAACGGTGGTTATCTGATGGTATCTTCACGCCGGTAAATCCTTTCAAGTTCTCGGTTTTTCAGGCCGGGAATAGGGTTTGTTTGGGGAAGGAAATGGCGGTGGTGGAGATGAAGTTGGTGGCGGTTTCTTTCATAAGGCGGTTTGATATCGAGTTGGCGGCGCCGTCAGATCAGAGTATGCTAAGGTTCTCTCCTGGTTTGACAGCCACCGTAAGCGGCGGCCTCCCGGTGGTTATTCAACGGCGGCGTGATAGTGAGATTATTGAAAATGCCTTTGTATTAAGAAAGTAA
- the LOC124932842 gene encoding probable protein phosphatase 2C 55 has protein sequence MQPQPPEIPTIFEQPPPPQPETLYPTPSNVLWMNMTIGGAIPTTVSIPSFNRLSDTTFFPSEPKTNPNKFSIPSSASSRFMKLKIISGSCYLPNPNKEETGGDDAHFICPDEHAIGVADGVKYWDKVGVDSEEFAREVMLRSITAIREEPKGCIDTARVLQKAHALLQAEGSSTVCIIALTERGLHAINLGDSGFMVIRDDCTVFKSPAQQHAFNRTYQLAAIGNGADLLSSAQVFSVPVIPEDVIIAGSDGLFDNLYSNEIASIAVNVIRAGSDPQDTAQKIAAFARQSGDDKTRSTPFSTASQNAGFRYSGGKLDDITVVVSFVKENAPRSSTFGYR, from the exons ATGCAACCGCAGCCGCCGGAAATTCCAACTATCTTTGAACAACCACCGCCGCCACAACCTGAAACCCTCTATCCTACTCCATCAAATGTTCTTTGGATGAACATGACCATTGGTGGAGCAATTCCTACCACAGTTTCTATTCCATCATTTAACCGTTTATCAGACACCACATTTTTCCCCTCCGAGCCTAAAACTAATCCAAACAAGTTTTCCATTCCTTCTTCTGCATCATCCCGCTTTATGAAACTGAAAATCATATCGGGATCGTGTTACCTGCCTAATCCTAATAAAGAGGAAACAGGTGGAGACGATGCCCATTTCATTTGTCCTGATGAACATGCAATTGGTGTAGCTGATGGAGTCAAGTACTGGGATAAAGTTGGGGTCGATTCTGAGGAATTTGCCCGAGAAGTAATGTTACGCTCTATTACTGCAATTCGAGAAGAGCCTAAGGGTTGTATAGATACAGCCAGAGTTCTTCAAAAGGCTCATGCTTTGCTGCAAGCTGAAGGATCATCAACAGTTTGCATAATAGCACTGACAGAGCGT GGTCTTCATGCCATTAACTTGGGAGACAGTGGTTTCATGGTGATTAGAGATGATTGCACTGTTTTCAAATCTCCAGCTCAGCAACATGCCTTCAATCGTACATATCAATTAGCAGCCATTGGGAATGGTGCTGATCTTCTTAGCTCTGCCCAG GTGTTTTCTGTTCCTGTTATCCCCGAAGATGTTATAATTGCTGGAAGCGATGGACTGTTTGATAATTTGTACAGCAATGAGATAGCCTCTATTGCTGTGAATGTCATTCGAGCTGGGTCAGATCCTCAAGACACAGCTCAAAAGATTGCAGCTTTTGCAAGACAGAGTGGGGATGATAAGACGAGATCAACACCATTCTCAACAGCTTCCCAAAATGCTGGTTTTCGTTATTCTGGGGGAAAGCTTGATGACATCACTGTCGTGGTTTCGTTTGTTAAG GAGAATGCTCCAAGATCATCAACATTTGGATACCGCTAA